The nucleotide sequence CCTGGTCGGCCGGCACGGTGACGCCCCCGATGTCCGCCTCCCGCACGGTCGTGCGGGCCACCGCGGCGAACGGGGTGAGGTACCGCAGCGACTCTTCGATCATCGGCGGCACGAGCGAGCGGTCCGCGCGCACCCGCTCGTCCCACTCCCGGTGCGTGTCCAGGCACAGCACGGCGTTGCCGAGCAGCATCGTGGTGGTGATGTGGCCGGCCAGCAGCAGGATGTTCGCGAAGTTGACGACGTCGGAGCGGGACAGCCGTTCGCCGTCCAGTTCGGCCTCGACCAGCTTCGTCAGCAGGTCTTCCCGCGGTTGCTTGCGCCGCTCGTCGACGTGCCCGCCGAGGTAGCCGGCGAGCGCTTTCTGGCCTTCCAGGGACGCCAGGATCGCCGCGTCCTGCTTGTCGTCCTTCTTCACCAAAGACACCTGGTTGGCGGACTCGAACATCTTGTCCACCCAGCCCTTGAACAGGTTCCGGTCGCCGGCCGGGACGCCCAGCAGCTCGGCGATCACGATCACCGGCAGCGGGTAGGCCAGGTGCTCGACCAGCTCCAGCCGGTCGCCGGCCGGGATCGCGTCGAGCAGCTCGCGGGTGATCGCGGCGATCCTCGGCTCGAGGTCCGCCACCACCTTCGGGGTGAACGCGCGGCTGACGAGCTTGCGCATCTTGTTGTGCAGCGGCGGGTCGAGTTGCAGGATGCTGCCCGTCGACATGTCGTAGTCGGGATCCGGCATCAGCTCCTTCGGGACCAGCCGCGTGGTGTCGGACGAGAACGCCGCCGGGTCGCGGAGGATCGTTTCGATCTCCGGGTGCCCGTAGACGTTCCACATCCCCAGTTCCGCGGCGAACTCGACGCGCTTCTCCGGTTGCTTGCCCCGCAGCCAGAACTGGGCCTCGTGGAGTCCCCAGGTGTCTGCCATCGTGGTGGTCATTTCCGCCCCTTTCCCCGTGCGGCCCCGGGCTCAGCCGGGTGCCTTGGCGGGATCGTGTGCGTAGATCCCGTGGCGATAGCCCGAGACGAGCTCCTCGAGCGCCGAACTCAGTTCCGCCGCCACCGCCGCGACCGCGACCGGATCGGGCTCCCCGGGCGGTTCGAACGCGGTGCGGATCAGGTGGGCGAGCACGTCCGCCTTCTCCTGCAGGGGGATGCCTTCGAACTCGTCCGAAAGCGTGTCGCCCAGGTAGAAGCCGAGCGTCGCGGCGTGGAGCGCGAAGTTCAGGTGGGGGACGTCCGCGCGGATCAGCCCGTGCCGGAGCATCACCTCCTCGAACCGCACGCCCAGCTCGTCCTGCTGCTTCTTCAGGGCGACGTCGCCGAGCGAGCCGAGGATCTCGGCGTTGCCGCGCAGGATGGCCATCACCAGCGGACGGCGGTGGGTGATCAGGAACGACCCCGGGATCATCCGGTGGGGCAGGATCATCGCCGGGTCGGCCTTGATCGCGGCCAGCAGCTCGTCGGTCAGATCGGCCGACTCCCGCATCATCAGCGCCTGGAACACCAGCTCCTTGGTGCGCCAGTGCAGGTAGACGGTGCCCTTGCCGATGCCGACCGCGCGCGCGACGTCGTCGATCGCCACCTTGCGGTAGCCCATGCGCAGCAGCAGCTCGCCCGCCGCGTCCAGGATCCGGTCGGCACGCTCGCGGTTGGGATGGCTCATGCGGGCTCCACCTGTGGTTTCGTTGAGCATTTGACCGGTTGACTGGAATCGCACTTTTGGTCAACCGGTCAGCACGACGGTAGCGCCGAGCAGGGGACCGGGGCAAGCGGTTCTGTCGGTGCGGTCGGTTAACGTCATCGATGTGGCACAGGACGAGCTCTTCACCGTGAACGCCGACATCGCGCCTCCGCCGGAGCGCACGACGTCGAACGCGGGCGCGGAACCGCAGGCCGACCCGGCGAGTTCGCCGCTGGCGGTCCGGATGCGGCCGCGCTCGCTCGGCGAGGTCGTCGGCCAGCAGCACCTGCTGCGCGAAGGGGCCCCGCTGCGGCGGCTGGTCGAAGGTGCCGCGCCGGCGTCGGTGCTGCTCTACGGCCCGCCCGGCACGGGCAAGACGACGCTGGCCAACCTCGTCTCGATCGCGACCGGCCGCCGGTTCGTCGCGATGTCCGCGCTTTCGGCCGGCGTCAAGGAGGTCCGCGGCGTCATCGAGGAGGCGCGGCGGCGGCGCCAGTACAACGCCGAGAACACCGTGCTGTTCATCGACGAGGTGCACCGGTTCTCCAAGACCCAGCAGGACGCGCTGCTCGGCGCGGTCGAGGACCGCACGGTGCTGCTGGTCGCGGCGACGACGGAGAACCCGTCCTTCTCGGTCGTCTCGCCGCTGCTGTCGCGGTCGCTGGTGCTGCAGCTTCGCCCGCTGACCGACGAAGACATCACGGCGCTGCTCGAGCGCGCGCTCGCCGACGAGCGCGGTCTCGGCGGCGAGCTGACGCTGACCGAGGACGCGCGCGCCCACCTCGTCCGGCTCGCGGGCGGGGACGCGCGCCGCGCGCTCACCGCCCTCGAAGCGGCGGCCGACGCGGCGTCGGCCACCGAGGCGAAGACGATCGACCTGCCGATCGTCGAGTCCACTGTGGACAAGGCGGCGGTGCGCTACGACCGCGACGGCGACCAGCACTACGACGTGATCAGCGCGTTCATCAAGTCGATTCGCGGGTCCGATGTGGACGCCGCGCTGCACTACCTGGCCCGGATGATCGAGGCGGGGGAAGACCCGCGGTTCCTCGCGCGGCGCCTGGTCGTGCACGCCAGCGAAGACATCGGAATGGCCGACCCGACGGCCCTGCAGTCGGCGGTCGCGGCCGCGCACGCGGTCCAGTTCATCGGCATGCCGGAGGGCAGGCTGGCGCTGGCGCAGGCCACCGTGCACCTGGCCACGGCGCCGAAGTCCAACTCGGTGATCAAGGGCATCGACGCCGCGCTCGCGGACGTCCGCGCGGGGCTGGCCGGCACCGTCCCGCCGCACCTGCGCGACGGGCACTACGCGGGCGCGAAGAAACTCGGCAACGCGCAGGGCTACCGGTACCCGCACGACGTGCCCGAAGGCGTGCTGGCGCAGCAGTACCCACCGGACGAACTGGTCGGCCGCGACTACTACGAGCCCACCCAGCGCGGCGCCGAGCGGCCGCTCGCCGAGCGTGTGCCCAAGCTGCGCCGGACGATCCGCGGCCAGTGATCAGTGCGTGAAGCCGGGTTCACGCAATGTCGAACACTGTTCGCCCGAACGGCGGGCCGGGGCGCCCAAGATCAGCGGGCTTCGTAAGCTTCGCGCGGTGAGGCGGCCCTGATCGAGGGCCCCACCGACGGCAGGAGGCGTACCCGTGCCCGCGACGCTGCAGTGCATCGTCCTGGACTGTCCGGAGCCGCTCGTGCTCGCCCGCTTCTACCAGGCGCTGCTCGGCGGGGAGGTGGACCGGCCCGATCCGCGGTGGCGGGTCGACGAGGACTGGTCGACCCTGCACGTGGGCGGGCTGGTCCTGGGCTTCCAGCGAGCTCTCGACCACCAGCCGCCGCGCTGGCCGGACCCGGCCTTCCCGCAGCAGTTCCACCTCGACTTCGAGGTCGACGACTTCCGCGAGTCGCACGAGGTGGTCCTGGCCAACGGCGGCCGGCTGCTCGACCCCGACCTCGGCGGCCGGGGCTGGCGCGTCTACGCCGATCCGGCGGGCCACCCGTTCTGCCTCCTGGGCGACTACTGAGCGCGCGGGCGCGCCCCGGGTTCGGCACGATGGCGGCATGACTGTCGCGTTTCTCGGAACCGGGATCATGGGCGCCCCGATGGCGGCCAACATCGCCAAGGCGGGCCTCGACGTCCGGGTCTGGAACCGGACCCGGGAGAAGGCCGAGCCGCTGTCGGACGTCGCCGCGGTCGCCGATTCGGCGGCGTCGGCGGCCGACGGCGCGGACACCCTGGTGACGATGCTCGCCGACGGCCCTGCCGTCGCTGAGGCGTTCGAAGCCGCTTCGCCCGCTTCGGGAACGTTGTGGCTGCAGATGAGCACGGTCGGCCTCGACTGGACCGACCGGCTCGCCGCGCTGGCGGAGCAGGCGGGCGTGGTGTTCGTGGACGCGCCGGTGCTCGGCACCCGGCAGCCCGCGGAACAGGCGCAGCTGCAGGTGCTGGCGTCCGGCCCGGAGGAGGCCCGGCCCAAGGCCACCCCGGTGTTCGACGCGGTCGCCATCAAGACCCAGTGGCTCGGCCCCGCGGGCAACGGCAGCCGCCTGAAGCTGGTGCTGAACGCCTGGGTGCTGGCGTTGACCAACGGCACGGCCGAGAGCCTCGGCCTGGCCCGCGCGCTGGGCCTGGACCCGGCCCTGTTCCTGGAGACGATCGAAGGCGGCGGCCTCGACGTCGGCTACGCGCACGTGAAGGGCGGCGCGATGCTGTCGGGCGAGTACCCGCCGGCCTTCCCCGCGGCCCTGGCGGCCAAGGACGCCCGCTTGGTGGTGGAAGCGGCGGCCGAAGACGTCGACGTGGCGGGCGCGAAGGCGGCGCTGGCCCACCTGGAGGCGGCGGTGGAAGCCGGCCACGGCGACGAGGACATGGCGGCGCTGTACCGCGCGGTGGTGAAGGAGCGTTAGCGGAGCCTCGACCGCGGACGCGCCCAGCGCCCGGCCGGCCGCGGCCGACAGCCGGGCGTGCTCGGCCGGGTGCTGCCGCTCGAAGGCCAGGTCGCCGGAGTTCCGGCCGCCGCCGGCCGGCCGTGCCGCGCGATCCGGCGGCCGCACTGGTCCGGGTCGGCAGCGGTCCTGCCCGGCCTGGCGAGCACTCTCCGGCCGGGTCCGATCGCCCGGGCGCTCAGCGGTGCCGCCCGGCCTGGCGAGCACTCTCCGGCCGGCTCGATCGCCCAGGTGCGCCGAGTGGTGGTCGAGGAGCGGCACGAAAGCAGACCCAGGCCGCCGGGGCGCCCCCCGTTCTCGACTCTACCGGCGGGCACCGACAGTTTCGGCGGGCCGGACAGGCCCGGGCGAGGAGGTTTTCCGGGCCCGGCGGGGTGACACGGTCGGGAACCCGGCCAGGCGGTAACCTCACCAGCACCCGAAACCCGTGAACCGAGGAGGGCCCGTGTCGGCAGGGCAGATCGCCGCGTTGATCGCCGCAGGAGCATTCGTGGTGCTGGTCGTCCTGCTGGCGATCCCGCTGATCAAGCTCGGCAAGACGCTGGACGCGGCCACCGAGGCGATCGAGCGCACCAACAGCAACACCGATCCCCTGCTGATCGGCGCGAACGAGACGATCACGCACGTCAACACCCAGCTCGAGCGGGTGGACGGGATCACCGCGAACGCGCAGGCGGTCACCGGCAACGTCTCCGCGCTGGCGTCGGTGTTCACCGCGACCCTGGGCGGCCCGCTGGTCAAGACCGCGGCGCTGTCCTACGGCCTCAGCAAGGCGATCAAGGCGCGCAAGAAGAAGAGCGCACTGAAGGCCGCCAGGAAGGCCGGGAAATGAAGCGGCTGTTCTGGCTCGGCGTCGGCGTGGTCACCGGCGTCGTGCTCTCCCGCAAGGCCGCCGAAACCGCTCGTCAGGCCACTCCGGCCGGGTTAGCATCGAACCTGGGGGACGCCGTGCGCGAGCTGGCGGGCGCCGTGGGTTCGTTCGGCGCCGAGGTGCGCGCGGGCATGAGCGAGCGGGAACAGGAGCTGCACGACATGGTCGAGGAGCGGACGGGCGTGACCGCGCCCCGCGCCGAGGGGCGGCACGCCGCCGCGGCCCGGCGCCCGGTCCGGCGAGCTCGCCGGGCGGAGGGCTGATCCGGGCCTGCCCGGAACCCTTCCGCCGTCGCCGCCCGACCCCGTTCGTCGCCACCAGCCAAGGACAAACCCGTGGACACACACGAAATCACCGACCGTTTCCTGCGCCATTTCGAAGGCAGGGGCCACACGCGCGTGCCCAGCGCGCCGCTGATCCTCGACGACCCGAACCTGCTGTTCGTCAACGCCGGCATGGTGCAGTTCAAGCCGTACTTCCTCGGTGAGGCCCCGCCGCCTTATCCGCGCGCGACCTCCGTGCAGAAGTGCGTGCGCACGCCGGACATCGACGAGGTCGGCAAGACCACCCGGCACAACACGTTCTTCCAGATGGCCGGCAACTTCTCCTTCGGCGACTACTTCAAGGAAGGCGCCATCGAGGCGGCCTGGGAGCTGATCACCAAGCCCCAGACCGAAGGCGGCTTCGGCCTCGACCCGGAGCGCATCTGGGCGACGGTCTACAACGACGACTCCGAAGCGGCCGGGCTGTGGCGCAAGCTCACCGGCCTGCCCGGCGAGCGCATCCAGGCCCGTGACGGCAAGGACAACTACTGGGACATGGGCGTGCCCGGTCCCGGCGGCCCGTGCTCGGAGATCTACTACGACCGCGGCCCGGCGTACGGCCGCGAAGGCGGCCCGGTCGCCGACGAGGATCGCTACATCGAGATCTGGAACCTCGTCTTCATGCAGGACGTCCGCGGCGACCTGAGCCCGAAGCTGGGGCACAAGCCGATCGGCGAGCTGCCGAAGAAGAACATCGACACCGGCATGGGCGTCGAGCGCGTCGCGACGATCCTGCAGGGCGTCGAGAACGTCTACGAGACCGACCTCGTGCGCCCGGTCATCGGCCGCGCCGAGGAGTTCTCCGGCCGCCGCTACGGTTCGAACCACGCCGACGACGTCCGCTTCCGCGTCATCGCCGACCACGCCCGCACCGGCGTCATGCTGATCGGCGACGGCGTCACCCCGGGCAACGACGGCCGTGGCTACGTGCTGCGCCGCCTGCTGCGCCGCATCGTCCGCTCCACGCGGCTGCTGGGCGTGCAGGAGCCGGTGCTGCAGGAGTTCGCGAAGGTCGTGCGCGACACGATGGGCCCGACCTACCCCGAGCTCGTCTCCGGCTTCGACCGGATCAACGAGGTCGTCCGGATCGAGGAGGAGGCGTTCCTCTCGACCCTGACCAGCGGTTCGCGCATCTTCGACATGGCGGCCGAGGAGACCAAGCGCGGCGGCGGGGACGTGCTGGCCGGCGACAAGGCGTTCCAGCTGCACGACACCTACGGCTTCCCGATCGACCTGACCCTCGAGATGGCGGCCGAGCAGGGCCTGACCGTCGACGAGGAGGGCTTCCGCACGCTCATGAACGAGCAGCGGACCCGCGCGAAGGCGGACGCGGCGGCCCGCAAGACCGGCCACGGCGACCTCTCGGAGTACCGGAAGGTCCTGGAGCAGCACGGCGAGACCGAGTTCCTCGGCTACACCGACCTGCAGGCCGAGGCCAAGGTCGTCGCGCTGCTCGAAGACGGGCAGCCGGTCCGCAGCGTCTCCGCGGGCAAGAAGGCGGAGCTGGTCCTCGACCGGACGCCGTTCTACGCCGAGAGCGGTGGCCAGGTCGCCGACACCGGCGTGCTCCTCGGCGACGGCGTCGAGCTGAAGGTCCTGGACGTCCAGAAGATCGTTCCCGGCCTGTACGTGCACCGCGTCGAGGTCGTCGACGGCGAGATCGGCCTGGACTCCAAGGTCACCGGCTCGGTCGACGCGCACCGCCGCCTGTCCATCGAGCGCTCGCACTCCGCGACGCACCTGGTGCACGCGGCCGTCCGCGGCGCGTACGGCAAGCGCGCGGCGCAGGCGGG is from Amycolatopsis mediterranei and encodes:
- the alaS gene encoding alanine--tRNA ligase, translated to MDTHEITDRFLRHFEGRGHTRVPSAPLILDDPNLLFVNAGMVQFKPYFLGEAPPPYPRATSVQKCVRTPDIDEVGKTTRHNTFFQMAGNFSFGDYFKEGAIEAAWELITKPQTEGGFGLDPERIWATVYNDDSEAAGLWRKLTGLPGERIQARDGKDNYWDMGVPGPGGPCSEIYYDRGPAYGREGGPVADEDRYIEIWNLVFMQDVRGDLSPKLGHKPIGELPKKNIDTGMGVERVATILQGVENVYETDLVRPVIGRAEEFSGRRYGSNHADDVRFRVIADHARTGVMLIGDGVTPGNDGRGYVLRRLLRRIVRSTRLLGVQEPVLQEFAKVVRDTMGPTYPELVSGFDRINEVVRIEEEAFLSTLTSGSRIFDMAAEETKRGGGDVLAGDKAFQLHDTYGFPIDLTLEMAAEQGLTVDEEGFRTLMNEQRTRAKADAAARKTGHGDLSEYRKVLEQHGETEFLGYTDLQAEAKVVALLEDGQPVRSVSAGKKAELVLDRTPFYAESGGQVADTGVLLGDGVELKVLDVQKIVPGLYVHRVEVVDGEIGLDSKVTGSVDAHRRLSIERSHSATHLVHAAVRGAYGKRAAQAGSLNSPGRMRFDFTTPGSVSADVLTEVEQEVNDYLQTNVEVQSFTTTKDKALELGAVALFGEKYGNDVRVVDMGDYSRELCGGTHVDRIGQLGLVKLVSDASIGSGVHRVEALVGTDALKYVRKEQLLVSQLANTFKVPSDQLPGRIDDVLTRLKNAEKEIAQLKTQQVLGSAGALVDKAQEIGGVTVVAEVVPDVDGNGLRALASDIRGRLGTRPGVVALFSPAGEKLSFVVATTKAAQEKGIAAGKLVPSFAEKIGGRGGGKPDMAQGGGTNPAGAAEAVTALRSAIAGVG
- a CDS encoding TetR/AcrR family transcriptional regulator, whose translation is MSHPNRERADRILDAAGELLLRMGYRKVAIDDVARAVGIGKGTVYLHWRTKELVFQALMMRESADLTDELLAAIKADPAMILPHRMIPGSFLITHRRPLVMAILRGNAEILGSLGDVALKKQQDELGVRFEEVMLRHGLIRADVPHLNFALHAATLGFYLGDTLSDEFEGIPLQEKADVLAHLIRTAFEPPGEPDPVAVAAVAAELSSALEELVSGYRHGIYAHDPAKAPG
- a CDS encoding DUF948 domain-containing protein, giving the protein MSAGQIAALIAAGAFVVLVVLLAIPLIKLGKTLDAATEAIERTNSNTDPLLIGANETITHVNTQLERVDGITANAQAVTGNVSALASVFTATLGGPLVKTAALSYGLSKAIKARKKKSALKAARKAGK
- a CDS encoding cytochrome P450, with the protein product MTTTMADTWGLHEAQFWLRGKQPEKRVEFAAELGMWNVYGHPEIETILRDPAAFSSDTTRLVPKELMPDPDYDMSTGSILQLDPPLHNKMRKLVSRAFTPKVVADLEPRIAAITRELLDAIPAGDRLELVEHLAYPLPVIVIAELLGVPAGDRNLFKGWVDKMFESANQVSLVKKDDKQDAAILASLEGQKALAGYLGGHVDERRKQPREDLLTKLVEAELDGERLSRSDVVNFANILLLAGHITTTMLLGNAVLCLDTHREWDERVRADRSLVPPMIEESLRYLTPFAAVARTTVREADIGGVTVPADQVLLLWVAAANRDERVFRDPDTFDPLRAENPHLAFGRGIHFCIGAPLARLEGRVALDILFDRYPTLRTIPGEPPKFQVNPNMTGVRELPLTTK
- a CDS encoding replication-associated recombination protein A: MAQDELFTVNADIAPPPERTTSNAGAEPQADPASSPLAVRMRPRSLGEVVGQQHLLREGAPLRRLVEGAAPASVLLYGPPGTGKTTLANLVSIATGRRFVAMSALSAGVKEVRGVIEEARRRRQYNAENTVLFIDEVHRFSKTQQDALLGAVEDRTVLLVAATTENPSFSVVSPLLSRSLVLQLRPLTDEDITALLERALADERGLGGELTLTEDARAHLVRLAGGDARRALTALEAAADAASATEAKTIDLPIVESTVDKAAVRYDRDGDQHYDVISAFIKSIRGSDVDAALHYLARMIEAGEDPRFLARRLVVHASEDIGMADPTALQSAVAAAHAVQFIGMPEGRLALAQATVHLATAPKSNSVIKGIDAALADVRAGLAGTVPPHLRDGHYAGAKKLGNAQGYRYPHDVPEGVLAQQYPPDELVGRDYYEPTQRGAERPLAERVPKLRRTIRGQ
- a CDS encoding VOC family protein codes for the protein MPATLQCIVLDCPEPLVLARFYQALLGGEVDRPDPRWRVDEDWSTLHVGGLVLGFQRALDHQPPRWPDPAFPQQFHLDFEVDDFRESHEVVLANGGRLLDPDLGGRGWRVYADPAGHPFCLLGDY
- a CDS encoding NAD(P)-dependent oxidoreductase, which encodes MTVAFLGTGIMGAPMAANIAKAGLDVRVWNRTREKAEPLSDVAAVADSAASAADGADTLVTMLADGPAVAEAFEAASPASGTLWLQMSTVGLDWTDRLAALAEQAGVVFVDAPVLGTRQPAEQAQLQVLASGPEEARPKATPVFDAVAIKTQWLGPAGNGSRLKLVLNAWVLALTNGTAESLGLARALGLDPALFLETIEGGGLDVGYAHVKGGAMLSGEYPPAFPAALAAKDARLVVEAAAEDVDVAGAKAALAHLEAAVEAGHGDEDMAALYRAVVKER